One window of Myxococcus xanthus genomic DNA carries:
- a CDS encoding serine hydrolase, with protein sequence MQPPSPPWLLVAMLLLLCAEAGAASTRLPRTERTRRAKASATLEQSLLAAVRDAGFDQVLDFKRDGARIAHAPYVDVAVIELDARSRPTAAANVLLSRDYPTGAIVPIDVETLGTTAVRYTAWNLDRWDSGAHDATPTEPLVPGRDKAPLRFMAPYPASLFKLLIAFRVLRWVDQGHLTWDQPWRFLRDTEDKGTRPIRDWLEPMVTESDNTATEALVKLLHEQGAMASLNAELAALGLDTLQVHGTSPVTGRSWNPGQIHMTALDTARLLLLIEGGPGVLWRTASGRDVTAKELSGASRTHLQSLLADQALHEALSSTLLCGDARAEPGIPAAVPTRWVNSEDGTVTAAETAFGRDTRPCNATAEVTFLHKTGLTENYGSDGGIVRSLPGKPWRRYIVVFLSNLGYRYYDAKVADAADFAKGEDGFPYVSTSISYTQRIPALGRQIDAMMRERQRARPQSPPAKDAAPQQAPRPAR encoded by the coding sequence ATGCAGCCCCCATCCCCCCCATGGCTGCTCGTCGCAATGCTCCTCCTGCTGTGTGCGGAAGCAGGAGCCGCATCCACGCGGCTCCCGCGCACTGAACGCACACGCCGCGCCAAAGCCTCCGCCACGCTGGAGCAGTCACTCCTCGCGGCCGTGCGGGACGCAGGCTTTGACCAGGTGCTCGACTTCAAGCGCGACGGTGCGCGCATCGCCCACGCACCCTACGTCGACGTCGCCGTCATCGAACTGGACGCCCGGAGCCGTCCCACGGCCGCCGCCAACGTGCTGCTGTCACGCGACTACCCAACTGGCGCCATCGTCCCCATCGACGTCGAAACGCTGGGCACCACGGCAGTGCGTTACACAGCGTGGAATCTGGACCGCTGGGACAGCGGCGCCCACGATGCCACACCCACGGAGCCCCTGGTCCCCGGACGAGACAAAGCGCCGCTCCGCTTCATGGCGCCCTACCCCGCCTCGCTCTTCAAGCTGCTCATCGCCTTTCGCGTCCTCCGGTGGGTGGACCAGGGTCACCTCACGTGGGACCAGCCCTGGCGCTTCCTCCGAGACACCGAGGACAAGGGCACGCGCCCGATACGTGACTGGCTGGAGCCGATGGTGACCGAATCGGACAACACCGCCACCGAGGCCCTGGTGAAGCTGCTCCACGAACAAGGCGCGATGGCGAGCCTCAACGCGGAGCTGGCGGCGCTGGGCCTGGACACGCTGCAAGTCCATGGCACGTCCCCGGTGACAGGCCGGAGCTGGAACCCCGGCCAGATTCACATGACAGCGCTGGATACAGCGCGGCTGCTGCTGCTCATCGAAGGAGGCCCCGGTGTCCTCTGGCGCACCGCATCGGGCCGCGATGTGACGGCGAAGGAACTCTCTGGCGCGTCCAGAACCCACCTCCAATCCCTACTCGCCGACCAGGCCCTGCACGAAGCGCTGTCATCCACGCTGCTGTGCGGAGATGCGCGCGCGGAACCAGGCATCCCCGCGGCCGTCCCTACTCGATGGGTGAACTCCGAGGACGGCACCGTAACGGCGGCGGAGACCGCCTTCGGCCGGGACACGCGCCCCTGCAACGCGACGGCGGAAGTCACATTCCTCCATAAGACAGGGCTGACGGAGAACTACGGCAGCGACGGCGGCATCGTCCGCTCCCTGCCCGGCAAACCCTGGCGCCGATACATCGTCGTGTTCCTGTCCAACCTGGGCTACCGCTACTACGACGCGAAAGTGGCCGACGCGGCGGACTTCGCGAAGGGCGAAGACGGCTTCCCTTACGTCAGCACGTCCATCAGCTACACGCAGCGAATCCCTGCGCTGGGCCGCCAAATCGACGCGATGATGCGGGAGCGTCAGCGCGCACGCCCCCAGAGTCCTCCTGCGAAGGACGCCGCTCCCCAACAGGCGCCTCGGCCCGCTCGATAG
- a CDS encoding synaptic vesicle VAT-1 family membrane protein has protein sequence MRARKVVIRKAGGYEQLHLEEVNQDSPGIGEVRVATEAIGVNYADCVIRMGLYASAKEYVGWPITPGFEFAGHVDAVGPGVEDLAPGARVFGVTRFGGYATHVTVPRHQVFTLPARLSMEQAAGFPTVFLTAYYALFELAHPRPGANVLVHSAAGGVGGALLQLGRIAGCRMVGVVGGTHKVETARAQGAEVVIDKSREDLWSVAKKAAPRGYDVVLDANGPSTLRDSYKHLASPGKLVIYGFHSMLPRTGGRPNYAKLAWDWLRTPRFDPLTLTNDNTSVLAFNLSYLFEQRAVLEESMAQLLGWLEEGKLVPPPVKSFPLDAVADAHRALESGGTVGKLVLVP, from the coding sequence ATGCGCGCACGCAAGGTCGTCATCCGGAAAGCAGGTGGGTACGAGCAGCTCCACCTTGAAGAGGTGAATCAGGATTCACCTGGAATCGGTGAGGTCCGGGTGGCCACCGAAGCCATTGGGGTGAACTATGCGGACTGCGTCATCCGCATGGGGCTGTACGCCTCCGCGAAGGAATATGTGGGGTGGCCCATCACCCCGGGCTTCGAGTTCGCGGGCCACGTGGATGCCGTGGGACCAGGCGTGGAAGACCTGGCACCCGGAGCGCGGGTGTTCGGCGTGACGCGCTTCGGTGGTTACGCCACCCACGTCACGGTGCCCCGTCACCAGGTGTTCACATTGCCCGCGCGGCTGAGCATGGAGCAGGCCGCGGGGTTCCCCACGGTGTTCCTCACCGCGTACTACGCGCTGTTCGAACTGGCGCATCCGCGTCCGGGGGCCAACGTGCTGGTGCACTCGGCGGCGGGGGGCGTGGGTGGGGCGTTGCTCCAGTTGGGCCGCATCGCCGGGTGCCGGATGGTGGGCGTGGTGGGCGGGACGCACAAGGTGGAGACGGCCCGCGCGCAGGGGGCGGAGGTCGTCATCGACAAGAGTCGGGAGGACTTGTGGAGCGTGGCCAAGAAGGCGGCGCCCCGTGGTTATGACGTGGTGCTGGATGCGAACGGGCCGTCCACGTTGCGCGACAGCTACAAGCACCTGGCGTCGCCGGGGAAGCTCGTCATCTACGGCTTCCACTCCATGCTGCCGCGCACCGGTGGGCGGCCGAACTACGCGAAGCTGGCCTGGGACTGGCTGCGCACGCCGCGGTTCGATCCGCTGACGCTCACCAACGACAACACCAGCGTGCTGGCGTTCAACCTGTCGTACCTGTTCGAGCAGCGCGCCGTATTGGAGGAGTCCATGGCGCAGCTCTTGGGCTGGTTGGAGGAGGGGAAGCTGGTGCCGCCACCGGTGAAGTCGTTTCCGTTGGACGCGGTGGCGGATGCGCACCGGGCACTGGAGTCCGGCGGCACGGTGGGGAAGCTGGTGTTGGTGCCGTGA
- a CDS encoding lipase family protein: MRLRPSLYLASTLLLGIATGCGEDIASHEEALGAVEAAAVSTSGATTHFRNWLSSNGYDSYDFIRTDLTGGSYGGKASASDTVTKQPVIFIHGNSDKAVGSVFGQTGWTNSLEYFHSRGYKTSELYATTWGPANALQSANQYHSKQNVMKVRKFIEAVKAYTGASKVDIIAHSMGVTLARKAILGGTAHDAADGGTYNVGVPLTSSVDTFVGIAGANLGLTSCYMSGPSTPTCGSTNGLYPGYLFWGSVTGRSTYLNDLRSTSGYEGAFRYTIYSTADEIIGYDGIVYGEYTSRIPGQTGEKRYTGYPYGHFNSKDLTAEVQYDMVVNHTIP; this comes from the coding sequence ATGCGACTGAGGCCTTCGCTGTATCTCGCGAGCACGCTGCTGCTTGGCATCGCCACCGGCTGTGGCGAGGACATCGCGTCCCACGAAGAAGCGCTCGGCGCGGTGGAAGCCGCGGCGGTCTCCACCTCCGGCGCCACCACCCATTTCCGCAACTGGCTGTCGTCCAACGGCTACGACAGCTACGACTTCATTCGCACGGACCTCACGGGCGGCAGCTACGGCGGCAAGGCCAGCGCCTCCGACACCGTGACGAAGCAGCCCGTCATCTTCATCCACGGCAACTCGGACAAGGCGGTGGGCTCGGTCTTCGGCCAGACGGGCTGGACCAACTCCCTCGAGTACTTCCACTCGCGGGGTTACAAGACGAGCGAGCTGTACGCGACGACGTGGGGCCCGGCCAACGCGCTCCAGTCGGCGAACCAGTACCACTCGAAGCAGAACGTGATGAAGGTGCGCAAGTTCATCGAGGCGGTGAAGGCGTACACCGGGGCCTCGAAGGTGGACATCATCGCCCACTCCATGGGCGTGACGCTGGCGCGCAAGGCCATCCTCGGCGGCACGGCCCACGACGCGGCGGACGGCGGCACATACAACGTCGGCGTACCGCTCACGTCCTCGGTGGACACCTTCGTCGGCATCGCCGGCGCCAACCTGGGCCTGACGTCTTGTTACATGTCCGGCCCGTCGACGCCCACCTGCGGCTCCACCAACGGCCTGTACCCGGGCTACCTCTTCTGGGGCAGCGTCACCGGCCGCTCGACGTACCTCAATGACTTGCGCTCGACGAGCGGTTACGAGGGCGCCTTCCGCTACACCATCTACTCCACGGCGGACGAAATCATCGGCTACGACGGCATCGTCTACGGTGAGTACACGTCACGCATCCCCGGGCAGACGGGTGAGAAGCGCTACACCGGCTATCCCTACGGCCACTTCAACTCGAAGGACCTGACGGCCGAGGTTCAGTACGACATGGTGGTCAACCACACCATCCCGTAG
- a CDS encoding alpha/beta fold hydrolase: MSTSRAFTALLLAAGLSSAGCVRSYAHQPALSFQDLDYTSEGSKQPWPVKRIPLPRTANQYGMAVVPQIAYVDMPGSGPDAKAVVFIHGLGSYLKFWRAQLDAFQKQGYRVIAVDLPGYGKSDKPGTFPYTMEAMADAVLELVDGLGLDKPVLAGHSMGGQTSLSFAIRYPESLSGLVLASPAGFEKFSWREKEWFARAMSSEFIKSAPEASIWGSVRQANFMHWRPELEWLIEERVRLAKSPEFDAYAYANVRTVRGLSHNDFVRDNLHRVTVPTVIIYGTDDRLIPSPFLHGGETRGIMEYGASHIPGAKLVALEGCGHTVQLDCAERFNEAAFAFVRDAAAGRIEVPSAPAKEEAPRPESPPAPASEPLTPESLPPPTPGQEGEPTPGVLPQP; this comes from the coding sequence ATGAGCACCTCCCGCGCATTCACGGCCCTGCTCCTCGCGGCGGGGCTCTCCTCCGCCGGTTGCGTGCGCTCGTACGCGCACCAGCCCGCGCTCTCCTTCCAGGATTTGGACTACACCTCCGAGGGCTCGAAGCAGCCCTGGCCGGTGAAACGGATTCCGCTTCCGCGCACCGCGAATCAGTACGGCATGGCCGTGGTGCCACAGATTGCCTACGTCGACATGCCCGGCAGCGGCCCGGACGCGAAGGCCGTCGTCTTCATCCACGGCCTGGGTTCGTACCTGAAGTTCTGGCGGGCGCAGCTGGACGCCTTCCAGAAGCAGGGCTACCGCGTCATCGCGGTGGACCTGCCCGGCTACGGCAAGTCCGACAAGCCCGGCACCTTCCCGTACACCATGGAGGCCATGGCGGACGCGGTGCTGGAGTTGGTGGACGGCCTGGGCCTGGACAAGCCCGTGCTCGCCGGTCACTCCATGGGCGGGCAGACGTCGCTCTCCTTCGCCATCCGCTACCCGGAGTCGCTGAGCGGGCTGGTGCTGGCGTCGCCCGCCGGCTTCGAGAAGTTCAGCTGGCGGGAGAAGGAGTGGTTCGCGCGGGCGATGAGCTCCGAGTTCATCAAGTCCGCGCCGGAGGCCAGCATCTGGGGCAGCGTGCGCCAGGCCAACTTCATGCACTGGCGGCCGGAGTTGGAGTGGCTGATTGAGGAGCGCGTGCGGCTGGCGAAGTCGCCCGAGTTCGACGCCTACGCCTACGCCAACGTGCGCACGGTGCGAGGCCTGTCCCACAACGACTTCGTGCGCGACAACCTGCACCGCGTCACCGTGCCCACCGTCATCATCTACGGCACGGATGACCGGCTCATCCCCAGCCCCTTCCTCCACGGCGGAGAGACGCGCGGCATCATGGAGTACGGCGCGTCCCACATTCCCGGCGCGAAGCTGGTGGCGCTGGAGGGCTGTGGGCACACCGTGCAGCTCGACTGTGCGGAGCGCTTCAACGAGGCGGCCTTCGCCTTCGTCCGTGACGCGGCGGCGGGGCGCATCGAGGTGCCGTCCGCTCCCGCGAAGGAGGAGGCGCCGCGGCCGGAGTCTCCTCCCGCGCCGGCGTCCGAGCCGCTCACGCCGGAGAGCCTGCCTCCGCCCACGCCGGGCCAGGAAGGCGAGCCGACGCCGGGCGTGCTGCCCCAGCCGTAG